A genome region from Dolichospermum compactum NIES-806 includes the following:
- a CDS encoding glycosyltransferase family 4 protein has protein sequence MKILVLSWEFPPRIVGGIARHVAELYPELIKLGHDIHLITPEFGPASLYEVVEGIHIHRVPVPASNDFFHWVVNLNESMGEHGGKLLLEKGPFDLIHAHDWLVGDAAIALKHTFKIPLIATIHATEHGRYNGIHNDTQRYIHDKEYALAHNAWRVIVCSEYMRQQMIQTLHISNDKIDVIYNGIRPEKKIHHQDFHAQDFRRQFAADYEKIVYYLGRMTYEKGIPVLLNAAPKVLWEMKGNVKFVIVGGGNTDHLKRQAWDLGIWHKCYFTGFLTDEYLDKFQTIADCAVFPSLYEPFGIVALESFASRVPVIVSDTGGLPEVVQHGKTGITTWVNNSDSVAWGILEVLKNPDYCQWLVNNAYADLDKRFSWTKLGKQTEMVYKRVVQEGAEIAW, from the coding sequence ATGAAGATATTAGTGCTGAGTTGGGAATTTCCACCGAGGATAGTTGGCGGAATTGCTCGTCACGTTGCTGAGTTGTACCCGGAACTAATCAAGCTAGGTCATGATATCCACCTAATCACGCCAGAATTCGGTCCAGCATCCTTGTATGAGGTAGTTGAAGGAATTCATATCCATCGTGTCCCAGTGCCTGCTAGTAACGATTTTTTCCACTGGGTGGTGAACTTAAATGAGAGCATGGGAGAACATGGCGGTAAGTTGTTGCTAGAAAAAGGTCCATTTGATCTGATTCATGCCCATGATTGGTTAGTTGGAGATGCAGCGATCGCTCTCAAGCATACCTTTAAAATTCCCCTCATTGCCACAATTCACGCCACCGAACATGGACGCTATAACGGCATTCATAATGATACCCAACGCTATATTCATGATAAAGAATATGCACTAGCTCACAATGCTTGGCGAGTCATTGTTTGTAGTGAATATATGCGTCAGCAAATGATCCAAACACTGCATATTAGTAATGATAAAATTGACGTAATTTATAATGGTATCCGCCCAGAAAAGAAAATACATCATCAAGATTTTCATGCTCAGGATTTTCGGCGACAATTTGCCGCAGATTATGAAAAAATTGTTTATTATCTTGGTCGCATGACCTATGAAAAAGGCATACCCGTATTACTCAATGCTGCCCCCAAGGTACTATGGGAAATGAAAGGTAATGTTAAATTTGTCATCGTCGGTGGCGGTAATACTGACCATCTTAAACGTCAAGCTTGGGATTTAGGAATTTGGCACAAGTGTTACTTCACTGGTTTCCTGACTGATGAATACTTGGATAAATTTCAAACCATTGCCGACTGTGCAGTTTTTCCCAGTCTTTATGAACCCTTTGGTATAGTTGCCTTAGAAAGTTTTGCCTCTCGCGTACCAGTCATAGTTTCCGATACTGGTGGTTTACCGGAAGTAGTTCAACACGGAAAAACGGGAATTACCACTTGGGTAAATAACTCCGACTCTGTAGCTTGGGGAATATTAGAAGTTTTGAAAAATCCAGATTATTGTCAATGGTTGGTAAATAACGCTTATGCAGATTTAGACAAGAGATTTAGCTGGACAAAATTAGGTAAGCAAACAGAAATGGTTTATAAAAGAGTAGTGCAAGAAGGAGCAGAAATTGCTTGGTAA
- a CDS encoding cyanophycinase, protein MTKAFLNTSKRLQNAKNSLLKMVNRILDRLTAKLKRFFEDIIADSQTPTSKPAYKLPKLAGPVHNLGGGGTDVDDAIQWMINQVRGGSYSDNKVNVLVIRAAGNDDYNQLIYRMRGVKYVETLIIRNRQEANRTDIFDKVRNAGVIFFAGGDQCEYIRHWKNTKLEVAIKSVYDKGGAIGGTSAGAMIQSEYVYDSCACEDSIETHEALDDPYGNITFTYNFFQWKYLRGTIIDTHFDERKRMGRIMVFIARQIQDGVSSKALGIAISEQTSLLVDKYGIAKVVGKGSAYFVLGDHLPEICEKGTPLTYHDYKIWRVPRGDTFDLNKLPSRGYYLRSVKRGRFDSDPY, encoded by the coding sequence ATGACAAAGGCATTCCTAAATACATCCAAGCGTTTGCAGAATGCAAAAAACAGCTTATTGAAGATGGTAAATCGCATTCTAGATCGTTTAACAGCTAAGTTAAAACGGTTCTTTGAGGATATCATCGCCGATAGTCAGACTCCCACCTCTAAACCAGCTTATAAACTCCCTAAATTAGCTGGTCCTGTTCATAACTTAGGTGGAGGTGGGACTGATGTTGATGACGCTATCCAATGGATGATTAATCAAGTCAGGGGCGGTAGTTACAGCGACAATAAAGTTAATGTTTTAGTCATTCGGGCTGCTGGTAATGATGATTACAATCAGTTAATTTATCGCATGAGAGGTGTCAAGTATGTAGAAACTCTGATCATTCGTAATCGTCAAGAAGCGAACAGAACCGATATTTTTGATAAAGTCAGAAATGCTGGCGTAATTTTCTTTGCAGGTGGTGATCAATGTGAATATATTCGCCACTGGAAAAACACTAAGTTAGAAGTTGCTATTAAGTCAGTTTACGATAAAGGCGGTGCGATTGGGGGTACAAGTGCCGGGGCGATGATTCAAAGTGAATATGTTTATGATTCTTGTGCTTGTGAAGATAGTATTGAAACTCATGAAGCCCTTGATGATCCTTACGGGAATATTACCTTTACCTATAATTTTTTCCAGTGGAAATATTTGCGGGGAACTATCATTGATACCCACTTTGATGAACGCAAAAGAATGGGAAGAATTATGGTTTTTATTGCCCGACAAATTCAAGATGGTGTATCTTCAAAAGCGTTGGGGATAGCAATTAGTGAACAAACATCTTTACTAGTTGATAAATATGGTATTGCTAAAGTTGTGGGTAAAGGTTCAGCATATTTTGTCTTAGGAGATCATCTCCCAGAAATTTGTGAAAAGGGTACTCCTCTCACCTATCACGACTACAAAATCTGGCGAGTGCCTAGAGGTGACACTTTCGACTTAAATAAATTACCGTCACGGGGTTATTATCTCAGAAGTGTGAA
- the rpsN gene encoding 30S ribosomal protein S14, translating to MAKKSMIEREKKRAKMVAKYAEKREALLEEFRTAESPLLKLEVHRKIQQLPRNSAPTRKHNRCWLTGRPRGVYRDFGLSRNVLREWAHEGLLPGVVKSSW from the coding sequence ATGGCGAAAAAAAGTATGATTGAGCGCGAGAAGAAACGCGCTAAAATGGTAGCTAAGTATGCTGAAAAGCGAGAAGCACTATTAGAAGAGTTCAGAACAGCAGAATCTCCGTTGCTGAAGTTAGAAGTTCACCGTAAAATTCAACAATTACCCCGTAACAGTGCGCCTACCCGTAAGCACAACCGTTGCTGGTTAACCGGTCGTCCTAGAGGCGTTTACCGTGATTTCGGCTTGTCTCGGAACGTACTCCGGGAATGGGCTCACGAAGGTCTTTTACCTGGTGTTGTTAAGTCTAGCTGGTAG
- the aat gene encoding leucyl/phenylalanyl-tRNA--protein transferase, with translation MEYDVAAIVRGYAQGYFLMSDESNNLGWYGSNERTLIPLDERFRYPKSLQRVINQERFTVAINRDFLGVVAGCANRDTTWISPELVKIYELLYQNGYAYSFETWLGDKLAGGILGIVIGGAFIGESMFFNISEGSKVAMVKLVARLRQRKFRIFDAQMMNPHLARFGAYHISSEEYAVLLKQAVSSSCNLI, from the coding sequence ATGGAATATGATGTTGCTGCTATTGTTCGGGGTTATGCTCAAGGTTATTTTCTCATGTCTGATGAAAGTAATAACCTGGGATGGTATGGAAGTAATGAACGAACTCTCATTCCTTTAGATGAACGCTTTCGCTATCCTAAATCATTACAGCGCGTCATTAACCAAGAAAGGTTTACAGTCGCCATTAACCGGGACTTTTTGGGCGTGGTTGCCGGCTGTGCTAACCGCGACACAACTTGGATTTCTCCAGAACTAGTCAAGATTTATGAGTTACTTTACCAAAATGGTTACGCTTATAGTTTTGAAACTTGGTTAGGTGATAAATTAGCTGGGGGAATATTAGGAATTGTAATTGGTGGTGCTTTTATTGGTGAATCCATGTTTTTCAACATTTCCGAAGGTTCTAAGGTAGCAATGGTGAAGTTAGTGGCAAGATTGCGTCAACGGAAATTTAGAATATTTGACGCACAAATGATGAATCCTCATTTAGCTAGATTTGGCGCTTATCATATTAGTAGTGAAGAATATGCAGTTTTACTTAAACAAGCTGTATCAAGTTCTTGCAACTTAATTTAA